The Paenibacillus sp. FSL H7-0357 nucleotide sequence ACCCATGCTCTACACCACAGTTGCTGGTCTGAGGCTTAACTGGAACAGCAACCCAGCCGTGAATTGGTTCACTCCCGATAAGCTGAAGCCGCAAAGCGCAGCCAAGAAGGTAACCATTCAGACTAAGGCTACTGTGGTGAAGGCACCGCCGGCAACAGCGCAGAAAGCGCTCGGACAGGCGGCAGCCAAGGGGAGCCAGACCGTAAAACAATCGAAAACGGCATCTCAGCAACATCCCCCCGCTAAATTGTTCTTCTCCCGGACGCAGTTATTAAGCCAGGAACAGCAAGCGCAAGCAACCTGGAGCTACGCCGTATCCGATGAAGACCTGCTACTGCTGCAAAAAATCGTTATGGCAGAAGCAGAAGGCGAACCGTACCAGGGCAAGGTGGCAGTTGCCAACGTTGTTCTGAACCGGCTGCGGTCAGCCAATTTTCCCGACACCATTTATAAGGTCATTTATCAGAAAAGCCAGTTCAGTCCTGTGGCAAACGGGCGTCTTAAACGTGTCAAACCTAATAAGGACAGCATTAAAGCGGTAAATGCTGCGCTCTCTGGAGTTAAAGAGGTGACGGATGATACGTATTTCTTCCTGTCGCTGAAGCTGGCACAGGATCTGACGGTCCACCATTCGCAGGAGTACGCCAAGACCATCGGCAATCATACCTTTTATAAATAATTTGATTTCAAAGAACGAGAAGCATAATTCCGCAAAACTTAGCGAATGCTTTCGAAGCCAGTTTTGCTGCACAGCCATTCCAAGAAGTATAATTCCGCAAAACTTTTAGGAGGATCACTCTATGAAAATCACCTATTACGGTCATTCGGCGCTGCTTGTTGAGACGGAGGAAGTCAAGGTTATTATTGATCCTTTTTTGTCGGGAAATCCGAATTCGGGGATCTCACCCGATGAGCTTTCGGTCGATGCTGTTCTGCTCACCCACGGACATTCCGATCATTTTGGAGATGCGCTGGAGATTGCCGCGAAGAATGACTGTCCGATCTTTGCTGTCTATGAACTGGCAGAATATTGCCGCATCAAAGGTGCGCAGGTCAAACACATGAATACCGGCGGCAGCCATACCTATAAAGGAATCACCGTGAAATATACCCAGGCCTTTCATTCCTCCTCCATTACAGAAGGGGATACCTGGATTTATGCCGGACAACCGGCGGGCATTCTGCTCACCATCGGAGGCAAAACCTTATTTCATGCCGGAGACACAGCATTGTTCGGAGATATGCGTCTGATCGGAGAACGAAACGCCATTGATATAGCGGCGCTGCCTATCGGGGACATGCTTACGATGGGGCCTGACGATGCGCTGCTGGCGGCAAGATGGCTTCGTGCGGACAAAGTGATTCCGCTGCATTACAATACATTTCCGGCGATTGCCCAGGATGGCGCAGAGTTCTGTGACCGGCTGCGGCAGGAGGGGATTCAGGGCTATCCGCTGCAAGCAGGGGAAAGTATGGAAATCTAAACTCCCGCTGACGGTATAATAAAAGAACCCCCAATCCATACTTTAACGGATTGGAGGTTCTTTTGGCTTTGCAGTTCAGGCAGAGCTGGCGGCAAACATTCGAGCTTAAGGGGTAACATAGACGGCCTCTTCATTGCGGGCCGGTGTCCGCGCTCCCCGCAAATCGGTTCTTCCATCAGCCGGTTTGCCCAGCAGCTGCAGTACCGTAGAGGCGCAATTATGCGGTTGCTGGCGCTCTGGAGCCAGCCGGCGCTTCCGCAGCTCCTCCAGTCCGGCATATTCACGCAGCAGGAGGGAGAACCATTTGTCCACGACATTCGAATCCAGCACCTCGGCTAAGCCAAGCTCCACGAAATACTGGCAATTCTTCTCTTCCTGGCCGGGAATAGCGCTGTAGAAGAGCATCGGTATTCCTTTGGCCTGGCCTTCCGTGCAGGTCATTCCACCGGGCTTCGTAATCAGCAGATCGGAGGCGTCCATCAGCTTGTTGATTTCACTGCTGTAACCAAGTATCCTCACGTTGGGATGGTTCAGCAGGGGATTGGCCTGCATCTTGGCCACAAGCTTGTCGTTGCTGCCCATGCAGAAGATCAGCTGGATATCATCCATTCGGGCCGTGAGCGAGTCCATAACATCCTTGCCGAACATGAGTCCCCAGCCTCCGCCCATAATGAGCACGGTAGGAATATCGGCGAGCCCGAGTTCCTTGCGGAGCTGCGTCTTGTTGGAACGCTCCCAGAACTTCGGATGCACCGGTATGCCGGTGACCGTCACAAGCTCGGGAGATACCCCGCGGCCGGTCAGAATTGATTTTACCCGTGGAGTAGAGACTAGATACCGGTCAGCTTCAGCGTTGACCCAGGTGGCGTGTGCGTCATAATCCGTTATGAGTGTAAAGAGCGGGACATTCAGCCCTTGCCGCTTCAACCTCGAAATGACGGCTGCGGGAATGGGATGTGTGCAAATAATTAAATCCGGCTTAAGCTGCTCGATAACCTGTAAGGCATGTGTATAAAAAACCCGGTGAAGCGCAAGCTTCGTCAACCGGTTCAGTGATTTATTGTATTGGGTCTTATACATCATGCCAACCAGCTTGGGCTGGCTGCTGACTGTTTTACGGTAAGCGGAAAGAATCCAAGGAGCGACCGTAGGATTCAGGAATTTTCCCAGCTCGATGACCCGGCATTGTACATCCGGATTCAACAGCTTTATTCCTTCGGCGAGAGCATAGGCTGCCCCTGTATGGCCCGTGCCGAAGCCTTCCGAAAACAGCAGTACTCTTTTCTTTCGCATAAGTTCACCTGCTACTTTCCTTCATAGGTAGAATTGCGGGTTCTCTTCTTTGGCGGATTGGAGATACCTCTATATAATCATCTCTTCTATTATACAGCGAAATTAGCTGTTAATCTCATAATATAAGACTATGTGTGTCCGGCCATTCTATTCTTCCATTTCCCGCAGGGAAACCGCCCTTTTTCAAAGACGAGACAGATGTTTCTTCTTACATTATACAGATAAGACGTAAATAGAAAGTTAAATCACTGCAATAAATTAAAAAAATATACATTGGTTAAAGTATTGCAAACGCGGAGGCATCATGTTAAAGTAAGTAATGACCGAATGACCGGATTAGTAAAATGGTCAAAATGCGGTTACAGCGATATTTCCGAGGAAAGGGAGTGTACGGGTGGCTGTGGTAGATCGAAGGCAGCAGGTGCTTAAAGCCGCGACGAAATGTTTTTCATTATTTGGCTATAAGGCAACTACAATGGATCAAGTCGCCAAGATTGCGAATGTGGGAAAAGGAACGATTTATACCTTTTTCACGAATAAGGAGCAGCTGTTCGATGAAATCCTGCGTGATGTCATTGTCGAAATGAAAAAAATCGCCGAGCGGGAAATCAAAAAGGATAAGCCTTTTTTTGATAACCTGCACAGGGTTCTGGATGCTTTGCTGGAATTTCGAAGCGAACACGAGCTGTTCATTAAGCTTTCCCAGGAAAGTCGCGATTTCGGAACGCCGCAGGCTGGTGAAGGACTCGACAAGATCGAGAGTGTTGTGCTTGACTATTTGAAACGGGAGGTGGAACAGGCGATTCGTCAAGGCGAAATCAAACCTTGCGACCCCAAGATCGTATCTGTTGTAATGTTTAGACTTTA carries:
- a CDS encoding cell wall hydrolase, whose product is MVIFKQNRCIALLVGVILVCFSSISLMNSERVSEGKNTVPMNKLQTTHASAASVLSHPATTGAKRITETPKPMLYTTVAGLRLNWNSNPAVNWFTPDKLKPQSAAKKVTIQTKATVVKAPPATAQKALGQAAAKGSQTVKQSKTASQQHPPAKLFFSRTQLLSQEQQAQATWSYAVSDEDLLLLQKIVMAEAEGEPYQGKVAVANVVLNRLRSANFPDTIYKVIYQKSQFSPVANGRLKRVKPNKDSIKAVNAALSGVKEVTDDTYFFLSLKLAQDLTVHHSQEYAKTIGNHTFYK
- a CDS encoding metal-dependent hydrolase, with product MKITYYGHSALLVETEEVKVIIDPFLSGNPNSGISPDELSVDAVLLTHGHSDHFGDALEIAAKNDCPIFAVYELAEYCRIKGAQVKHMNTGGSHTYKGITVKYTQAFHSSSITEGDTWIYAGQPAGILLTIGGKTLFHAGDTALFGDMRLIGERNAIDIAALPIGDMLTMGPDDALLAARWLRADKVIPLHYNTFPAIAQDGAEFCDRLRQEGIQGYPLQAGESMEI
- a CDS encoding UDP-N-acetylglucosamine--LPS N-acetylglucosamine transferase is translated as MRKKRVLLFSEGFGTGHTGAAYALAEGIKLLNPDVQCRVIELGKFLNPTVAPWILSAYRKTVSSQPKLVGMMYKTQYNKSLNRLTKLALHRVFYTHALQVIEQLKPDLIICTHPIPAAVISRLKRQGLNVPLFTLITDYDAHATWVNAEADRYLVSTPRVKSILTGRGVSPELVTVTGIPVHPKFWERSNKTQLRKELGLADIPTVLIMGGGWGLMFGKDVMDSLTARMDDIQLIFCMGSNDKLVAKMQANPLLNHPNVRILGYSSEINKLMDASDLLITKPGGMTCTEGQAKGIPMLFYSAIPGQEEKNCQYFVELGLAEVLDSNVVDKWFSLLLREYAGLEELRKRRLAPERQQPHNCASTVLQLLGKPADGRTDLRGARTPARNEEAVYVTP
- a CDS encoding TetR/AcrR family transcriptional regulator, giving the protein MAVVDRRQQVLKAATKCFSLFGYKATTMDQVAKIANVGKGTIYTFFTNKEQLFDEILRDVIVEMKKIAEREIKKDKPFFDNLHRVLDALLEFRSEHELFIKLSQESRDFGTPQAGEGLDKIESVVLDYLKREVEQAIRQGEIKPCDPKIVSVVMFRLYIVLTAELNKVHVPLNKEQIKHYFHLFLSEGLATAK